In Apium graveolens cultivar Ventura chromosome 10, ASM990537v1, whole genome shotgun sequence, the following are encoded in one genomic region:
- the LOC141689645 gene encoding zinc finger BED domain-containing protein RICESLEEPER 2-like codes for MSIGAVMDPRFNLKLLNYCFPVIYLLEGQSEKTLAHLNVVLHDLYQEYVVEDSKMKGMTQDSSQISSSDKYHYSDDKEIPAGMSEYEAFIRESGATLEPVKSELDEYLSEGIFILNESSSKNFDALSWWKGNSGKYPILSRMARDILVVPLSTVASEATSSAGSRVIEPHRSCLKNETIEMLLCGADWAREIYGLKKSCQKKDLKPVEIILLV; via the exons ATGTCTATAGGAGCTGTGATGGATCCGAGATTTAATTTAAAGCTTCTAAATTATTGTTTCCCTGTTATTTATCTGTTGGAAGGCCAAAGTGAAAAAACATTAGCTCACTTGAATGTTGTCTTACATGATCTGTACCAAGAGTATGTTGTTGAAGATTCTAAAATGAAAGGGATGACACAAGATTCAAGTCAGATTTCCTCCTCTGATAAATATCATTATTCTGATGATAAAGAAATTCCAGCTGGTATGAGTGAGTACGAGGCTTTTATTCGTGAAAGTGGGGCTACTCTTGAACCGGTGAAATCTGAACTAGATGAGTACTTATCAGAGGGAATTTTTATTCTTAATGAGTCTTCATCAAAAAATTTTGATGCTTTGTCCTGGTGGAAAGGAAATAGTGGCAAGTATCCTATATTATCACGAATGGCTCGTGATATACTAGTTGTTCCTCTTAGTACAGTTGCATCAGAGGCTACTTCTAGTGCTGGAAGTCGAGTAATTGAACCACATCGATCTTGTTTAAAAAATGAAACTATAGAGATGTTGCTTTGCGGAGCCGATTGGGCACGTGAAATTTATGGATTAAAGAAATCATGTCAG AAAAAAGATTTGAAACCAGTGGAGATTATTCTACTAGTTTAA